The proteins below are encoded in one region of Amycolatopsis acidiphila:
- a CDS encoding IclR family transcriptional regulator, protein MTTVHEHVSDADEQPASILSKAFTVLGAFDQERRVLTLTEIARASGLPKSTTHRILRRLVPLGVIEPHGPGFKVGLPMRRFASVMPIESLRQSALPHLGSLHRWSGRHVHLGSLRRDTVVFVERFLVPDHELPSASPGTDLPAHATALGKAMLAFLTPEELEEVLAGPLVSLAPNTVTDPKDIAAELCEVRKRRVAIARGEAHPDVACVAAPILIRGRAVSAISVSTTMKDAAIDRSLVDAVYVTADRISRDNQQVLAQGHDIWFPGFD, encoded by the coding sequence GTGACCACCGTTCACGAGCATGTTTCAGACGCCGACGAGCAACCCGCGTCCATCTTGTCGAAGGCCTTCACAGTGCTCGGTGCCTTCGACCAGGAGCGCCGCGTCCTCACGTTGACTGAGATCGCCCGCGCGAGCGGCCTCCCGAAATCGACGACGCATCGGATCCTGCGGCGACTCGTCCCGCTCGGCGTCATCGAGCCGCACGGCCCTGGTTTCAAGGTCGGGCTGCCGATGCGGCGCTTTGCGTCGGTAATGCCAATCGAGAGTCTGCGGCAGTCGGCCTTGCCACACCTGGGATCGCTACATCGGTGGTCCGGCCGACATGTGCATCTGGGCAGTCTGCGCCGGGACACGGTGGTCTTCGTCGAACGGTTCCTGGTGCCCGATCACGAGTTGCCCTCGGCCAGCCCGGGAACCGATCTACCGGCGCATGCGACAGCGCTCGGCAAGGCAATGCTCGCGTTCCTCACCCCGGAGGAGCTCGAAGAGGTACTGGCCGGTCCGCTCGTCTCGCTGGCTCCGAACACGGTGACCGACCCGAAGGACATCGCAGCGGAGTTGTGCGAGGTGCGCAAGCGGCGGGTCGCTATCGCACGAGGAGAGGCTCATCCGGACGTCGCCTGTGTGGCGGCGCCGATCCTGATCCGGGGGCGCGCGGTGAGCGCGATCTCGGTCTCGACGACGATGAAAGACGCCGCGATCGACCGTTCGCTCGTCGACGCGGTGTACGTGACCGCCGATCGGATCAGTCGGGACAATCAACAGGTGCTGGCCCAGGGCCACGACATCTGGTTCCCCGGGTTCGACTGA
- a CDS encoding ferredoxin: MKITVDRTKCTALGICESVAPDLFEVQDDGSLTVIDDRPGAGLLEAAREAVEGCPTGALSLEED, from the coding sequence ATGAAAATCACTGTGGACCGGACCAAGTGCACCGCATTGGGTATCTGCGAGTCCGTAGCGCCTGATCTGTTCGAGGTCCAAGACGACGGCTCATTGACCGTTATCGACGATCGTCCGGGCGCGGGCCTCCTTGAAGCTGCCCGTGAAGCCGTCGAGGGGTGCCCGACGGGTGCGCTGTCGCTCGAAGAGGACTGA
- a CDS encoding alpha/beta fold hydrolase, producing MTAMADICEARRVAVPGLTAEPIDTHYLEAGTGEPVVLLHGSGPGVSAWANWQHTIPGLAKQFRVLAPDTVGYGATSRPEDIVYSLSTWTDHIVGFLDAIGLERVSLVGNSLGGRMALDMAERYPDRVRRMVLMGSPGVGMTPTEGLKALRGYTPSSANMRSLLLDYFAVDKSIITDDLVRIRYEASVETFEAYQAMFTDPRHRGSELGITEEQARAIDVPALLVHGREDKVVPVEVSWTMVRLLQNADLHVFARCGHWTQIERADEFVEVVSSFLGE from the coding sequence ATGACAGCCATGGCCGACATCTGTGAGGCCCGCCGGGTCGCCGTGCCCGGTCTCACCGCCGAGCCGATCGACACCCACTACCTCGAGGCCGGCACCGGTGAGCCCGTTGTCCTCCTGCACGGATCCGGTCCGGGCGTCTCGGCCTGGGCCAACTGGCAGCACACGATCCCTGGCCTGGCCAAGCAGTTCCGCGTGCTGGCACCGGACACCGTCGGGTACGGGGCCACCTCAAGGCCCGAGGACATCGTCTACTCCCTGTCGACATGGACCGACCACATCGTCGGCTTCCTCGACGCGATCGGGCTTGAGCGGGTCTCGCTCGTCGGGAACTCGCTCGGTGGTCGGATGGCGCTGGACATGGCCGAGCGCTATCCGGACCGGGTCCGTCGGATGGTCCTGATGGGCTCTCCGGGTGTCGGGATGACGCCCACGGAGGGGCTGAAGGCGCTGCGCGGGTACACCCCGTCGTCGGCGAACATGCGGTCGCTACTGCTCGACTACTTCGCGGTGGACAAGTCGATCATCACCGACGACCTGGTCCGCATCCGGTACGAGGCCAGTGTTGAGACCTTCGAGGCCTACCAGGCGATGTTCACCGATCCGCGGCACCGCGGCAGCGAGCTCGGCATCACCGAGGAACAGGCCCGTGCCATCGATGTCCCAGCGTTGCTCGTCCACGGACGCGAGGACAAGGTGGTCCCCGTCGAGGTGTCCTGGACGATGGTGCGTCTCCTGCAGAATGCCGACCTGCATGTGTTCGCCCGGTGCGGGCACTGGACCCAGATCGAGCGAGCCGACGAATTCGTCGAGGTCGTCTCGTCCTTCCTCGGGGAGTGA
- a CDS encoding aromatic-ring-hydroxylating dioxygenase subunit beta: MNTPAVDSPTQAPAVGPRVADLASVTRGDVEEFLYTEAELLDDWDLDTWLTMYTDDCRYVIPCNDTPEGDPARDLVLIDDDALRLRCRVERLNSRRAHREYPHSATSHQVTNVRVRPAEGDELPVVAEFVVWRFRGERSTAYSGRYHYRLRAVDGLLKIASKRCTLRMGSLRQVSDVAIVL; the protein is encoded by the coding sequence ATGAACACTCCGGCGGTCGATTCGCCCACCCAGGCCCCCGCCGTCGGCCCGCGGGTCGCTGATCTCGCTTCGGTGACCAGGGGCGACGTCGAGGAGTTCCTCTACACGGAGGCCGAACTCCTCGACGACTGGGATCTCGACACCTGGCTCACGATGTACACGGACGACTGCCGGTACGTGATCCCGTGCAACGACACTCCCGAGGGCGACCCGGCCCGCGATCTCGTGCTCATCGACGACGACGCGTTGCGGCTGCGCTGCCGAGTCGAGCGGCTGAACTCCCGGCGGGCCCATCGCGAGTACCCGCACTCCGCGACCAGCCATCAGGTGACGAACGTCCGGGTCCGCCCGGCCGAGGGCGACGAGCTGCCTGTCGTCGCGGAGTTCGTGGTGTGGCGGTTCCGTGGTGAGCGGTCCACCGCCTACTCCGGTCGCTACCACTATCGGCTCCGGGCAGTCGACGGTCTGCTGAAGATCGCGTCCAAGCGCTGCACCCTGAGGATGGGCAGCCTGCGTCAGGTGTCCGACGTGGCGATCGTCCTATGA
- a CDS encoding aromatic ring-hydroxylating oxygenase subunit alpha, whose protein sequence is MTIINDPVVTAPPAGPLVEEDRAAHRFRVHRSTMTSREIYAMELEKVFGCSWLYVGHESEIRNKGDFVRRPVGNRQIFMVRGRSGQVNVFHNSCTHRGAMVCRQDRGTSKVFSCFYHAWSFNTDGELVGVPGRDAYGDGLDFSKLGLRPVARVESYRGFVFLSYDPDIIGLEEYLADAKEYLDLVIDATEDAEIISGTNEYAINANWKLLAENSIDGYHAVSTHDTYFKYLGALGTDLKGGVTGTAKALGNGHAVLEYAAPWGRPVAKWEPLFGEASREEIGRLRADLVEKHGDERASRMADTNRNLLIYPNLVINDIMAITVRTFMPQSPDRMEVTAWELAPREELPQLRQRRLDSFLTFLGPGGFATPDDIEALESCQQGFHSLGPEYNDISRGMAREPQANDEEQMRAFWRRWHHQMMGDA, encoded by the coding sequence ATGACGATCATCAACGATCCCGTCGTCACCGCCCCTCCGGCGGGTCCGCTGGTCGAGGAGGACCGCGCAGCGCACCGTTTTCGGGTCCACCGCTCGACGATGACGAGCCGCGAGATCTACGCTATGGAACTCGAGAAGGTCTTCGGGTGCAGCTGGCTGTATGTCGGTCACGAGTCCGAGATCCGCAACAAGGGGGATTTCGTCCGCCGTCCGGTCGGCAACCGCCAGATTTTCATGGTGCGCGGCCGGTCCGGGCAGGTGAACGTCTTCCACAACAGCTGCACGCATCGCGGCGCGATGGTGTGCCGACAGGACCGCGGCACCTCCAAGGTGTTTTCCTGCTTCTACCACGCCTGGTCGTTCAACACCGACGGTGAGCTCGTAGGCGTCCCAGGCCGGGACGCCTACGGCGACGGGCTGGACTTCTCCAAGCTGGGGCTCCGCCCGGTCGCCCGGGTCGAGTCCTACCGCGGGTTCGTGTTCCTCAGCTACGACCCGGACATCATCGGGCTGGAGGAGTACCTCGCGGACGCGAAGGAGTACCTCGATCTTGTCATCGACGCGACCGAGGACGCCGAGATCATTTCCGGCACCAACGAATATGCGATCAACGCCAACTGGAAGTTGTTGGCGGAGAACAGCATCGACGGATATCACGCCGTCTCCACGCACGACACGTACTTCAAGTACCTCGGGGCGCTCGGTACGGACTTGAAAGGCGGAGTGACCGGCACGGCGAAGGCACTCGGCAACGGGCATGCGGTGTTGGAGTATGCGGCGCCGTGGGGGCGCCCGGTGGCGAAGTGGGAGCCGCTGTTCGGCGAGGCCTCGCGTGAGGAGATCGGCAGGCTGCGCGCGGACCTCGTCGAGAAGCACGGCGACGAACGTGCGTCGCGAATGGCGGATACCAACCGCAACCTACTGATCTACCCGAACCTGGTGATCAATGACATCATGGCGATCACGGTGCGGACGTTCATGCCGCAGTCCCCGGACCGCATGGAGGTCACGGCCTGGGAACTGGCTCCGCGTGAGGAGCTCCCACAGCTGCGCCAGCGGCGGCTTGACAGCTTTCTCACCTTCCTCGGCCCGGGCGGGTTCGCCACCCCGGACGACATCGAGGCGCTCGAGTCGTGTCAGCAGGGCTTCCACAGCCTCGGCCCGGAGTACAACGACATCTCCCGGGGCATGGCGCGCGAGCCGCAGGCGAACGACGAGGAGCAGATGCGGGCGTTCTGGCGCCGTTGGCACCACCAGATGATGGGGGACGCGTGA
- a CDS encoding LuxR C-terminal-related transcriptional regulator, whose product MDKVVQNHREHTCDPLPADRGATGTDAVAERDVERVLDLLSTAEDVLRDGVSYSKVPDREPRTLEATMSAVEHALAEGRSRWASGHRDIDTARMLAAVLQLGIVRSSFRSSSMERRNTRMFGLSTFLHNLRLHSSVPDLIDRIPAEVTRLGLRRVLVSRVSGGQWIARSAEAVDQTELAQAMVRVGTEHPGTLTGGMVETEMVRRRAPILVHEAEDNPRVHPQLRSLIDCHAYVSAPIMISGKVAGLVHGDQNVETGTVDEADREMIGTVAEGLGFAIERTMLHERLRGLRRKLEDQHNAVNAFIDEFAESNEMWPEAGSAPTPGRNASHAEVTGAGGICLTRREVEVLGQMALGQTNAQIAGNLFVSEGTVKTHAKHILRKLGAANRAEAVSRYHLMMRQA is encoded by the coding sequence ATGGACAAGGTGGTCCAGAATCATCGAGAGCACACCTGTGATCCGTTGCCGGCCGACCGGGGGGCGACCGGCACGGATGCTGTGGCGGAGCGCGATGTCGAGCGGGTTCTCGATCTGTTGTCGACGGCCGAAGATGTGTTGCGCGACGGCGTCTCCTACAGCAAGGTGCCTGATCGGGAACCCCGGACGCTCGAGGCCACGATGAGCGCCGTGGAACACGCGCTGGCGGAAGGCAGGTCCCGCTGGGCGAGCGGTCACCGCGACATCGACACGGCCCGGATGCTCGCCGCTGTACTGCAGCTGGGCATCGTCCGATCCTCCTTCCGAAGCTCGTCGATGGAGCGGCGGAACACTCGGATGTTCGGGCTCTCGACGTTCCTGCACAACCTTCGCCTCCATTCGAGCGTGCCGGATCTGATAGATCGCATTCCTGCCGAGGTCACGCGGCTCGGCCTGAGGCGGGTGCTGGTGTCCCGGGTGTCAGGCGGGCAGTGGATCGCGCGTTCCGCCGAGGCCGTCGACCAAACTGAACTGGCGCAAGCCATGGTTCGCGTGGGGACCGAGCACCCGGGAACCCTCACCGGCGGCATGGTGGAGACCGAGATGGTCCGCCGGCGTGCTCCCATTCTCGTGCACGAGGCCGAGGACAACCCGCGCGTGCACCCCCAGTTGCGTTCGTTGATCGACTGTCATGCGTATGTTTCCGCGCCGATCATGATTTCGGGCAAGGTCGCCGGTCTCGTGCACGGTGACCAGAACGTGGAGACCGGAACCGTGGACGAGGCCGACCGAGAGATGATCGGTACCGTGGCGGAGGGTCTCGGATTCGCCATCGAGCGCACGATGCTCCACGAACGGCTGCGCGGTCTGCGCCGGAAACTCGAAGACCAGCACAATGCGGTAAACGCCTTCATCGACGAGTTCGCCGAGTCCAACGAGATGTGGCCTGAAGCGGGTAGCGCACCGACGCCCGGGCGGAACGCATCCCATGCGGAGGTGACCGGTGCCGGGGGTATCTGCCTGACCCGGCGGGAAGTCGAGGTCCTGGGACAAATGGCACTCGGCCAGACCAACGCGCAGATCGCGGGGAATCTGTTCGTTTCCGAGGGGACTGTGAAGACGCACGCGAAACACATCTTGCGCAAGCTGGGAGCGGCGAACCGGGCCGAGGCGGTGTCTCGCTACCACCTCATGATGCGGCAAGCCTAG
- a CDS encoding DODA-type extradiol aromatic ring-opening family dioxygenase, with protein MGVFLGLGMTHYPLLAGTDEHMAGLLRWTLADPDIPEHLKDPQAWPQAMREEWGDDKGVRAASAHRAELVAHLARCRKELDEFAPDLVVVWGDDQYENFREEVVPPFCVLAYDDLEVSAFEVMNERGSPNAWGLPDDFTVTLHGDATAARALATSLIEDGVDMAYSYRKRAGAHFPHAILNTQLFLDYENAGAKLQYPIIPITVNCYGQHAIARQGGLARFAEIVDEQLDPVGPSPRRCMQVGAAIARSFKLSDKRVAFVASSSWSHAFLCDRLWHLRPDTDADRRLYEALVDGDIETWRNVTSAEIVDAGQHEMLNWFCLLGAMAELDLPMSWSDFVVTDIFNSNKCFAAFKVAEQDA; from the coding sequence ATGGGAGTTTTCCTCGGGTTGGGTATGACCCACTACCCGTTACTCGCCGGCACGGACGAGCACATGGCTGGTCTGCTGAGGTGGACGCTCGCGGATCCGGACATCCCCGAGCATCTGAAGGACCCGCAGGCCTGGCCGCAGGCGATGCGCGAGGAGTGGGGGGACGACAAAGGGGTCCGTGCGGCCTCGGCTCATCGAGCCGAACTCGTGGCGCACTTGGCGCGTTGCCGCAAGGAACTCGACGAGTTCGCACCGGACCTCGTGGTGGTGTGGGGCGACGATCAGTACGAGAACTTCCGCGAGGAGGTCGTCCCACCCTTCTGCGTCCTCGCCTACGACGACCTGGAGGTGTCGGCCTTCGAGGTCATGAACGAGCGGGGCAGCCCGAACGCCTGGGGTCTGCCCGACGACTTCACGGTCACCCTCCACGGAGACGCGACCGCCGCCCGCGCTCTCGCGACCTCGCTGATCGAGGACGGGGTGGACATGGCCTACTCGTACCGCAAGCGGGCGGGCGCGCACTTCCCCCACGCGATCCTGAACACCCAGCTGTTCCTCGACTACGAGAATGCCGGGGCCAAGCTCCAGTACCCGATCATCCCGATCACGGTGAACTGCTACGGGCAGCACGCCATCGCTCGCCAGGGCGGCCTCGCGAGGTTCGCCGAGATCGTGGACGAGCAGCTCGACCCCGTCGGGCCGAGCCCCAGGCGCTGCATGCAGGTCGGCGCCGCCATCGCGCGGAGCTTCAAGCTGTCCGACAAGCGGGTCGCCTTCGTTGCGTCGTCGAGTTGGTCGCATGCGTTCCTGTGCGACCGCCTTTGGCACCTCCGCCCGGACACCGATGCCGACCGGCGTCTGTACGAAGCCCTGGTCGACGGCGACATCGAGACCTGGCGCAACGTCACGAGCGCCGAGATCGTCGACGCCGGTCAGCACGAGATGCTGAACTGGTTCTGCCTCCTCGGCGCGATGGCGGAACTCGACCTGCCGATGTCGTGGTCCGACTTCGTGGTGACCGACATCTTCAATTCCAACAAGTGCTTCGCGGCCTTCAAGGTCGCAGAACAGGATGCGTGA
- a CDS encoding AMP-binding protein gives MTTTTERYRAARDLLQDLSADYAKAVAEFAWPDLGDRFNWAVDWFDAVGRGNDRTALWIVDEDGAEAKYSFDEMARRSDQAAAHLAAHGVVKGDRVLLMLDNQVELWEAMLAVMKLGAIILPTTTALGPVELVDRIERGGAKHVLVNTADAAKFDEVPGEYGRFAVGEAPEGWVAYRAAYELDVPPAVHPGTAPSDPQLLYFTSGTTSRPKLVEHTQVSYPVGHLATSFWVAAKPGDVHLNVSSPGWAKHAWSCFFAPWIAEATIFVYNYSRFDAAALLKQIRRAGVNTFCAPPTVWRMLIKADLSGGPGDLRQLMSAGEPLNPEVMEQVQRAWGLTIRDGFGQTELPLAIGNVPGMQVKPGSMGLPLPGVPIVLVDPVTGEPANEGEICVDLAQRPMSLMTGYQGDPERDAEAMAGGYYHTGDVASRDEDGYIFYIGRTDDVFKASDYKISPFELESVLIEHPAVAEAAVVPAPDEVRLAVPKAYISLAAGYEPNERTAFEILKHAREGLAPYQRVRRLEFFELPKTISGKIRRVDLRGREVRAAKGEATVLEYRDDQFPELRGTPA, from the coding sequence GTGACCACGACGACCGAGCGGTACCGCGCTGCCCGGGACCTGCTGCAGGACCTTTCCGCCGACTACGCCAAGGCCGTGGCCGAGTTCGCCTGGCCGGACCTCGGCGACCGCTTCAATTGGGCCGTCGACTGGTTCGACGCGGTGGGGCGGGGCAACGACCGCACGGCGCTGTGGATCGTCGACGAGGACGGGGCGGAGGCGAAGTACTCCTTCGACGAGATGGCCCGCCGGTCGGACCAGGCGGCGGCGCATTTGGCGGCGCACGGGGTCGTCAAGGGTGACCGGGTGCTTCTCATGCTCGACAACCAGGTCGAGTTGTGGGAGGCGATGCTGGCCGTGATGAAGCTGGGGGCGATCATTCTGCCCACGACGACCGCGCTCGGGCCCGTCGAGTTGGTGGATCGGATCGAGCGCGGTGGCGCGAAGCACGTCCTGGTGAACACGGCGGACGCGGCGAAGTTCGACGAAGTGCCGGGGGAGTACGGCCGGTTCGCGGTGGGTGAAGCCCCTGAGGGCTGGGTCGCCTACCGGGCGGCATACGAGCTGGACGTTCCACCGGCGGTGCATCCAGGAACGGCACCGTCGGACCCGCAGCTGCTGTACTTCACCTCCGGCACCACGAGCAGGCCCAAGCTGGTGGAGCACACCCAGGTGTCCTACCCGGTGGGGCACCTGGCGACCTCGTTCTGGGTCGCGGCGAAGCCGGGGGACGTGCACCTGAACGTTTCCTCACCGGGGTGGGCCAAGCATGCGTGGAGCTGCTTCTTCGCCCCGTGGATCGCCGAGGCGACGATCTTCGTCTACAACTACTCCCGCTTCGACGCCGCCGCGCTGCTCAAGCAGATCCGGCGGGCGGGGGTGAACACCTTTTGTGCTCCGCCCACGGTGTGGCGAATGCTGATCAAGGCGGATCTGTCGGGTGGGCCGGGCGACCTCCGCCAGCTCATGTCCGCGGGCGAGCCGCTCAATCCTGAGGTGATGGAGCAGGTGCAGAGGGCGTGGGGACTGACGATCCGGGACGGGTTCGGCCAGACGGAGCTGCCCCTGGCGATCGGGAACGTTCCCGGCATGCAGGTCAAGCCTGGCTCGATGGGGCTGCCGCTGCCCGGCGTGCCGATCGTGCTGGTCGACCCGGTGACGGGCGAGCCTGCGAACGAGGGCGAGATCTGTGTCGACCTGGCGCAGCGGCCGATGAGCTTGATGACGGGCTACCAGGGTGATCCGGAGCGCGACGCCGAGGCGATGGCGGGGGGTTACTACCACACCGGCGACGTGGCGTCGCGTGACGAGGACGGTTATATCTTCTACATCGGGCGTACGGATGACGTGTTCAAAGCCAGCGATTACAAGATCTCGCCGTTCGAACTCGAAAGTGTGTTGATCGAGCACCCGGCGGTCGCAGAAGCCGCGGTGGTGCCGGCTCCGGACGAGGTGCGGTTGGCGGTACCGAAGGCCTACATCTCCCTCGCCGCCGGGTACGAGCCGAACGAGCGGACGGCGTTCGAGATCCTCAAGCATGCGCGCGAGGGCTTGGCCCCCTACCAGCGGGTGCGCCGCCTGGAGTTCTTCGAACTGCCGAAGACGATCTCGGGCAAGATCCGGCGGGTGGATCTGCGGGGCCGTGAGGTGCGGGCGGCCAAGGGGGAGGCCACGGTGCTCGAGTACCGCGACGACCAGTTCCCAGAGCTGCGTGGCACCCCGGCCTGA
- a CDS encoding NAD(P)/FAD-dependent oxidoreductase translates to MDGDGLTVVGASLAGLRAVEAARKAGYPGRVTLIGAEEHLPYDRPPLSKQFLGAAEPADPVFRDERALRDELGVELRLGQAATAIDTRARAIGLDGSEVPYEALVIATGASARTVPGFERLEGACTLRTLDDARQVRRALDAGARTVVIGAGFIGSEVASSARARGLPVTLVEAAPVPLARSVGSEMGKLLAELHVQAGTDLRLGVGVAGLDGDGAVRGVILTDGTKVAADLVVVGIGASPGTGWLQDSGIDLDTRDGGVLCDSTLATSVPGVYAAGDVCHWVSELFGRRLRLEHWTSAAEQGALAARNALAPETAKAYDTVPYFWSDWYDSRIQFVGEPAADEITVVDHQWEAGKLLALYRTGDRLTGALTVNRPALVMKFRRMIADRTSWSRAVEFGREKTKP, encoded by the coding sequence ATGGACGGCGACGGACTAACTGTTGTCGGTGCGTCCCTCGCGGGCCTTCGCGCGGTCGAGGCTGCGCGGAAGGCCGGTTACCCGGGACGGGTCACTCTCATCGGCGCCGAGGAACACCTGCCCTACGATCGGCCGCCGCTTTCGAAGCAGTTCCTCGGTGCCGCGGAGCCGGCCGATCCGGTTTTCCGGGACGAGCGCGCGTTGCGGGACGAGTTGGGTGTCGAGCTTCGCCTCGGCCAGGCCGCGACCGCCATCGACACCAGGGCGCGCGCGATCGGTCTCGACGGAAGCGAGGTTCCCTACGAGGCCTTGGTGATCGCGACCGGGGCGAGTGCCCGCACCGTCCCGGGTTTCGAGAGGCTCGAGGGCGCGTGCACGCTTCGCACGCTCGACGACGCGCGGCAGGTCCGCCGCGCGCTCGACGCCGGGGCTCGCACGGTCGTGATCGGCGCCGGTTTCATCGGGTCGGAGGTGGCGTCCTCGGCCCGAGCCCGGGGGCTTCCGGTCACTCTGGTCGAGGCCGCGCCCGTGCCGCTGGCGCGCTCCGTCGGATCGGAGATGGGAAAGCTGCTTGCCGAGCTCCATGTGCAGGCGGGCACCGATCTCCGGCTCGGGGTGGGCGTGGCCGGGCTCGACGGGGACGGGGCGGTGCGTGGCGTGATCCTCACCGACGGAACCAAGGTCGCGGCCGATCTCGTCGTGGTGGGGATAGGAGCGTCACCGGGCACCGGGTGGTTGCAGGACAGCGGGATCGATCTGGACACGCGGGACGGCGGTGTTCTGTGTGACAGCACGCTCGCGACCTCGGTCCCGGGTGTGTATGCCGCGGGCGATGTGTGCCACTGGGTGAGTGAGCTGTTCGGTCGTAGGCTGCGTCTGGAGCATTGGACCAGTGCTGCCGAACAGGGTGCGCTGGCGGCTCGAAATGCACTCGCGCCGGAGACTGCCAAGGCGTATGACACCGTCCCGTACTTCTGGTCGGACTGGTATGACAGCCGGATCCAGTTCGTCGGCGAGCCTGCTGCCGATGAGATCACGGTCGTCGATCACCAGTGGGAAGCGGGGAAACTCCTCGCTCTCTACCGCACCGGCGATCGGCTGACCGGTGCGCTGACGGTCAACCGGCCGGCCCTCGTCATGAAGTTCCGCCGGATGATCGCGGACCGGACGAGCTGGTCGCGTGCGGTCGAATTCGGCCGGGAAAAGACGAAACCCTGA
- a CDS encoding SDR family NAD(P)-dependent oxidoreductase, with protein MSGVLDGQAVVVTGGATGIGLAISRRLLADGASLLVGARTAEEAEKSVGALDGRVVTFAGDLAQPGGADDLLAAAVEAFGQVYALVNNAGGGVIRPTLDHTEDTLRATIDNNLWTTLRASLAFLPHLVECGGGRIVNIGAESVRNGLTAHAVYNAAKGGVHALAVGLAREFAHAGVAVNTVAPSYTLTPELAAAIADHELPPELEPVVRDAVDLIPMGRAAEPDEIAGAVAYLLRPEAGFVTGQTISVNGGSSMA; from the coding sequence ATGAGCGGGGTGCTCGACGGTCAGGCGGTCGTCGTCACGGGCGGCGCCACTGGCATCGGCCTGGCGATCTCCCGGCGGTTGCTGGCGGATGGGGCATCCCTGCTTGTGGGCGCCCGCACGGCGGAGGAGGCCGAGAAGAGCGTCGGCGCGCTTGACGGCCGGGTGGTCACGTTCGCGGGTGACCTCGCTCAGCCTGGTGGTGCAGACGATCTGCTGGCCGCCGCCGTCGAGGCCTTCGGCCAGGTGTACGCCCTGGTGAACAATGCCGGCGGCGGCGTCATCCGCCCGACCCTCGACCACACCGAGGACACGTTACGCGCCACCATCGACAACAACCTCTGGACCACGCTGCGCGCCAGCCTCGCCTTCCTTCCGCATCTCGTGGAGTGTGGCGGCGGGCGGATCGTGAACATCGGCGCTGAGTCCGTGCGCAACGGCCTCACCGCCCACGCTGTCTACAACGCGGCCAAGGGCGGGGTGCACGCGCTCGCCGTAGGGCTCGCCCGCGAGTTCGCCCATGCGGGTGTCGCCGTCAACACCGTGGCCCCCTCGTACACGCTGACCCCGGAGTTGGCTGCCGCGATTGCCGACCACGAGCTGCCCCCGGAGCTGGAGCCCGTGGTCCGAGACGCCGTCGATCTCATCCCGATGGGCCGCGCCGCGGAGCCGGACGAGATCGCGGGTGCTGTCGCCTACCTGCTCCGTCCCGAGGCGGGCTTCGTCACCGGCCAGACGATCAGCGTCAACGGCGGCAGCAGCATGGCCTGA